Genomic window (Theileria annulata chromosome 4, complete sequence, *** SEQUENCING IN PROGRESS ***):
GACCCGTTATAATCTAGTTCTTTAGAATTAGATTGATTATTTGTTACACTGAACTTATTATTGGTAAGATTCAGATCCAGAATAGTGATTTCTGAGAAGTTGGTATCATCATCatgtttccaaacatcCTCATCACCATACTTAATCGTCTTACAGATGACACCAGTATTGAACTTAAATCTATAGGAACAATCAGCAATGGTAGTTGTGTAATCATTCTTGGTGAGAGGATTATCACTGTCACCAAAAAACTTCAACTTAGTAATATCATATCTCTCAGAAGTTATATCCTTCCAGGTATTATCTGACTTCTGAAGTACtacaaatgaattattCTGAAGTAGCATGGATAGGTATGTCTTATTATTAAGAGTCTTAATATTGACCAAGGTAACATACTCGACTTTAGAGTCCCAAACCACATCAGATCCCTTAGATACCTTAGTAAACAAATTACCATCCTTAGGAGTGAATTTGTGGAAATTAGAACTCTTAGAATAGTCATACTGACGATTAGGATCTTTCTTCTTAATTTCAACAGAGACCCTAGTAAAGGTGGTGGTAAGCTCCTTCCTCTGATCATCAAGATTTGTGATAGTAAACTTGTTTGAAGGAAGATCCAAAGAAAGTTTCTTTATCTCTGAAAACTTAGTGTCGTCAGTGTGAGTCCATACTTCGTCTTCACCATACTTAACGGTGTGACACTTGACAtcttcattaaatttatgttCATAAGATAGATCGACAATGGTAACTGTATAGTCTGATGGCGAGAGCTCAGTATCAGTATCATCAAGGAATTTAAGATTAGTAACATCGGCTCTTTCAGAAGTTATATCTTTCCAAGTATCATCCTTATTATCCTTATGAACTAGTACAAAGTCATTATCCTGAAGAAGTACGGCCAGATGAATTTCTTTCCGATCAGACTTAATACTGACCATGGTACCACAGACATCATCATTGGATTCCCAAACAACAGTGTTACCATCAGATACCTTATCAAACAAATTATCAGACTTAGCTGTTAATGTTTGATAAACAGGCTCATTGGTAGACTTAGCCTGTAGAGTTTGAGAAGTGTGAGGAGTAGCTTCGGTAGTTTCGGGAGTTTGAGTAGCCTCAGCTTCGGGAGTTTCAGGGGTAGACTGTGGAGTAGTCTCTTCTGTTTGTTCAGATTCAGGAGTAGTACTAGTTGGAGTAGTCTGAGTTTGAGTAGGAGCAGTTTCAGCTTGTGGAGTTTGAGTAACATTGATAGATTTAGGAGTACTAAGAAGTTTCGGGATATCAACATTGACAGTGATACCCAGTTGTTTTGTCTTATCAGTGGAGTTCTTGATAAAGAACTTGTTCATGAGAAGATCTAGTGAAAATGACTTGATTGACTGAAACTCAGTATCATCGGTATGTTTCCACAGTTCTTCTTCTCCTAGCATGATCTTTCTACACTTTACACCAGTATTAAACTTGTATTCATAGGAGTACTCAACAATACCAATTGAGTAGTCTGATGATGTGATTTCAGTGTTACCGTCACGAAGGAACTTAAGTTTGGTGAGATCATGTCTCTTAGCAGTTATATCTTGCCATTGACCGGATACCTCATGGAAcagtttaaatttattactatcCAGTAAGAGAAGGAGGTATTTCTTATTCCCTTCATCCATAGACTTAAGCTTAGCCAAGGTACCATAAAAATCAGTTGATTCCCAAATATCTGTGGAACCCTGAGTAACCTTAGTGAATACATAGTTTGGCTTGGGAGTGAATGTATGAATATTATGATCGTAGGAATAGTGGCATTCATTAGTACTATGAGTATTCTGGATATCCAGAGTGACCCTAGCTTTGGAAAGTTGAATTGACTCATCTTTAAGATTTGTAACACTGAACTTATTGGTGGGAAGATCTAGTTGAAATGACTTTATCTCCGAAAAATCAGAGTCATCAGTATGTGACCATAGATCACCTTCACCTAGCTTCACTGTGTGACACTTGACTCCATCTTTGAACTTGTATTGATATGATAAATCTACAATTGTAACAGTATAATCACTATTTGATAGAGGATTATCACTGTCACCAAGGAATTTAAGTTTCTTGATATCATGTCTCATAGCAGTGATGTTGGCCCAGTTACCGTCCTGATCTTGATGGAATAATAAGAACATATTATTGGTCAGCAAGAGAGCTAGgtatttatcattatccACAGTCTTTGACATTACTAATGTACCATAGAGATTATTTTTGGACTGCCAGATATCTGTGGTACCATCAGTGACTTTATTGAATACATAGTTATCCTTAGGTTTGAATGTAAATAGTCCACTCTGGTCATTAAAGTTATATTCATCTGTAGACTCAGTCTTCGATATGTCAAGGGAAACCTTTATGTCTAGTTCCTTAGACTCATCTGAGGTATTTGTGACATACAATTTGTTTGTTGAAAGATCCAAAGCAATTGACTTTAATTCTGCAAATGAAGAGTCTTCACTGTGAGTCCAAACAGGCATATTATCAAATGTGATATTCTTACACTTGACTCCAGAGTTGAATATGTGTGTATATGATAAATCTACCAAATCAACCTTGTAGTCAGAAGTTGTGAGTTCACTATCGTTATCACCAAGGAACCTAAGTTTTGTAGCATCAAGTCTCTTAGCAGTGAGATCTTTCCATTGACCAGCCAACTGATGGAATACTTTGAACATATTATCATTCATTAAAATGGCTAGGTATCTAGAACTATCCATAGTCTTAGTCCTAACCAAAGTACCAAAAACATCATCACTGGATTCCCAAATAGCAGTGGAACCATCCACTACCTTATTGAATACATGGTCAGATTTAGGAGTATATGTAACAACTCCATTGTCTTCACTAAAGTCGAACTTATCAGTAGACTGAGTCTTCTGGATATCCAGAGATACCTTGATGTTGAGTTCCTTAGACTGATCAGAGGAATTTTTGACAAGGAACTTGTTGTTTGGAAGATCTAGAGAGAGTGACTTTATTGAGGAAAAGTTAGCATCATCAGTATGAGTCCACAGTTCATAATCTCCATACATGATCTTACGACACATGAAATCATTGTCAAGTGAATAGCAAATTGAAAAATCTACCAAGGAAACTTCTAAGTCTGAAGACTTGATCTCAGTATCACTCTCTCCAATGAACTTGAGTTTAGTAACATCATGTCTCTGGTTGGTTAAATCGTGCCACTCATCGGATTCCTCATGGAATACTTTGAATGTATTATCTGTGAGGAGTATGGCCAGGTATTTCTTATTATCAACAATCTTCGACATCACTAAAGAACCATAGACATCATCTGTGGATTGCCaaatatccttagtacccTCAACTACCTTGTTGAGCACAAAGCCAGACTTAGGAGTGTATGTAAATAGTCCATTCTGATCTGTATAGTCAAATTGACTAGTAGACTGAGTAGCATTAACATCAAGGTCAACCTTTACAGTGAGTTCCTTAGACTCATCATTGGAATTCGTAATAATGAACTTATTCTTGGGAAAATCCAAAGCAATTGACTTTATTTCTGAAAAGTCCTTGTCATAAGTATGAGTCCAAACATCATTATCATCGTATGTGATCTTCTTACATTTGACTCCCGTATTGAACTTGTATTGATAGGATAGACCATGCAGGGTAACTGAGTAGTCATTCTTGGTGAGAGGATTATCAGAGTCACCGAAGAATTTCAGTCTGTCAATATCATGTCTCTCAGAAGTTATATCCTTCCACTCATTACCGTCCAGTTTGAACAGCTTGAACAAATTATCAGTAAGTAGCATGACTAAGAATCTAACATCGTCGAGAGTATTAGAGATTACCAAGGAACCAAAGACACTATCCTTGGATTCCCAAATATCAGTGGCTCCATCCACAAGCTTACTGAACACACGGTTATCCTTAGTAATGAAAGTGACCACACCGTTGTCTTCACTGAAGTTGAACTTATCAGTAGACTGACTAGTGTCTAGGTCAAGTAAAACCTTAATATCAACTTGTTTTGTCTCATCAGAAGGATTTGTGACATACAATTTGTTTGTAGGAAGATTCAGTTGAAGTGACTTTATATCTGCAAACTCAGAGTCATCAGTAGGTGACCACAGTAGATTATCAGCGTATGTGATATTCTTACAGCTGACATCAGTGTTGAAATGGTAGGTATATGAGAAGTTGGATAAGTTAACTGTATAATCTGATGACTTTAGCTCAGCATTACCATCTCCAAGGAACTTAAGCTTAGTAATATCAAGTCTATCAGAGGTGATATTGGTCCAATTGCTAGAGTCCTCTTTAAACAGcttgaacatattattgGTCATAAGGACAGCTAGGAATTTAACATTGTCAAGAGTCTTAGTCCTTACCAGGGTACCATAGACGTCATTTGTGGATTCCCAGACCAGAGTGGCTCCATGAGATATCTTACTGAACACACGGTTATCCTTAGTAATGAAAGTGACCACACCGTTGTCTTCACTGAAGTTGAAATCATCAGTAGACTGACTGTTCTCAATGTCAAGGGAGACCTTTATGTCTACTTGCTTTTTCTGATCTGAGGTATTTGTGACATACAATTTGTTGGTAGGAAGATCTAGTTGAAGTGACTTTATCTCTGCAAATGAAGAGTCTTCACTGTGTGTCCACAGTGGATTATCATTGTATGTGATCTTAACACATTTGACTCCAGTATTGAACTTGTACGTATATAATAAGTTGGATAAGCTAACAGTGTAGTGGGATGAGGTTATCGGAGTATCATTGTCACCTAGGAACCTGAGCTTAGTAATATCAAGTCTCTTATCGGTGATATCCTTCCACTCATTATCATCCTCATTGAATAATGTGAACATATTGTCACTGAGTAGTATTGCTAGGTATTTCTTATTATCCAAAGTTTTAGACATCACCAAGGTACCACAGACGTCATCTTTGGATTCCCAgatatccttagtacccTGAGATACCTTGTTGAATACATGGTTATCCTTAGGAGTATAAGTGACTAGACCATTCTGATTACTATAAGAGAACTGATTAGTACTTTCAGTCTTCTGGATATCAAGAGATACCTTAATATCTACTTGTTTTTTCTGATCTGAGGTATTTGTGACATACAATTTGTTACTTGGAAGACCCAGTTGAAGGGATCTTATCTCTGAGAAGTCAGGATCATCAGTATGTGACCAAGCATCAAGATCGGAATAGGTAATTTTCTTACACTTTACAGAATCTTTAAACTTGTATTCATACAGGTCGTCAGTTAATATTACAGTATAATCAGACTTGGAGAGTTCAGTATCACCTTCACCAAGGAATTTGagtttattaatatcataCTTTTGATCAGTTAGATCTTTCCAGTTGTTTCCGTCCAGTTTGAACAGTTTGAAACTATTATCTTTGAGGAGTATAGAAAGGTATTTACCATCATCCTTGGACGTAATGGTAGCTAAAGTACATTGAATATCATTTGAGGATTCCCAAACAACAGTGGTACCCTGAGTGATCTTAATGAACACATGGCTTGATTTAGGACTATAAGTGATGACACCATTCTGATCAGCAAAGTCAAACTCATTGGTACTTTGAGTCTTATCAATATCAAGAGCAACCATGGTAATGTCTTTAAGTTCCTTTGACTGATCAGAGGAATTCATGACACTGAACTTATTTGATAGAAGATCAAGATGAAGTGACTTTATTTCTGAGTAATCCTGATCATCGCTGTGGTTCCAAATAGTGATATCATTGTATGTGATATTCTTACAATTTACAGAATCATTGAACTTGTGTTGATAGGATAAGTTAACTAAGGTAACCTCGTAATCAGATGCAGTTAACTCAATATCATTCTCATCAAAGAACTTCAACTTAGTAACATCATACTTTTGATCAGTTAGATCTTTCCAGTTCTTACCCTTATCAGAGCTATGAAGTAGTACAAAAGTATTATTCTTGAGAAGTATGGCAAGATGTTTATCTTTGTTTAATAAACCACTTTCATCCTTAGTCACTACCAAGGTACCACAAAGATCATCCTTGGATTCCCAAATATCTACAGTACTAGTAACTAGTGGTTTCTTTATGATCTTGTTGAATACATAGTCATCCTTAGGAGTGTACGTATGAAATTTATCATCCTTAGAGTGATCGAAATGATCAGTAGACTGAGTTTTCTCAATATTCAGAGTGACCTTGACGTCTACCTGCTTAGAATGATCTGAGGAATTTGTGACACTAAATTTGTTACTAGAAAGTCCCAATGAAAATGACTTTATCTCTGAATAGTCCTTGTCGTCAGTATGATTCCACACATCAAGATCAGAATAGATAATCTTCTTACATTTGACTCCATCATTAAATAGGTAGGTAAATGAGTCATTTTCTAATGAAACATTGTAGTCTGATGCTTTGAGTTCAGCGTCATTCTCACCGAAGAACTTAAGTTTAGTAATATTATGTTTCTGGATGGTGATGTCAGTCCACTCATTATTCTCAAGATGGAACAAtttgaacatattatttgtgAGTAATATGGCTAGGAATTTCTTGTTATCAAGAGTCATTGACATTGTCATGGAAGCATAGACATTATCCTTAGATTCCCAAATTTCTTTGGTACCCTCAGTGACCTTGTTGAATACATATCCAGAATTAGGTGTGAATGTGAGGAGTCCATTTTGATCATTAAAGTAATACTTTTCTGTGGATTCAGTCTTATCGATATCCAGACAGATCTTGATACCtacttttttaaattcagaTGCATTAAGGACGAAGAAATTGTTTGATACTAGTCCAAGTCGAAATTTAGTAATCTCTGAAAACTTAGGATCGTCACTATGTTTCCATACTTCGTCATCAGAGTATGTGATCATCTTACACTTGACTCCATCATCGAATgtgaaattatataatagatCTACAATACTAACTGTATAATCAGAAGAAGAGATCTCAACATCATTATCATCAATAAACTTCAGTCTAGTAACATCACGTCTCATAGAGGTGATATCCTTCCAAGTACCATCAGACTCTTTGAATACCTTGAACATATCATTAGTGAGGAGCATGGCTAGATATTTAACATCCTTGGAAACCTTAGTCCTAACCAATGTACCAAATACACAATCACTTGATTCCCAAACCGGATCGGTAACATGAGATACtttgttaaatatatatccAGACTTAGGTGTGAATGTATGACAATCATCATCCTTAAAGTATTCGAACTGATCGGTAGACTGAGTCTTCTGGATATCCAGAGATACCTTGACACCTACTTGCATTGTCTGATCTGAGGAATTCTTGATAATGAACTTATTCTTGGGAAGATCTAGTGAGAGTGACTTTATCTCAGAGAAGTTAGCATGGTCAGTGTGAGTCCAAACAGGCATATCATTATATGTGATCTTCTTACAGTTGACATCGGTATTGAATTTTATGGTATAGGATAGGCCGACTAACTTAACCTGGTAGTCAGAAGACTTGAGCTCAAGATTGTTGTCATCAAGGAACTTGAGGTTAGTAATATCGGGTCTATCAGAAGTTAAATCTTTCCAGTTATTACCGTCGAGATGGAATAGTTTGAACAAACTATTTTCTAGAAGAAGAGCTAGGAATCTAACACCATCTACAGATTTTGTCCTAACCAAAGTACAATAGACATCATCCCTAGATTCCCAAATAACAGTATTACCTTCAGATACCTTATTAAACACGTGGCTAGATTTAGGTGTGAA
Coding sequences:
- a CDS encoding SfiI-subtelomeric fragment related protein family member, putative (Telomeric protein, could be part of a family of conserved proteins of variable length;~Signal peptide predicted for TA17115 by SignalP 2.0 HMM (Signal peptide probability 0.968, signal anchor probability 0.000) with cleavage site probability 0.686 between residues 25 and 26); this translates as MKRWIITLNLLFYITILNQWNGAESNPTSSSTGSPTSETAAVDSGSTESTPAATTLIHNNLGSSSTTPDATQSSDTATTVAIPIALDLNTSQSTNEFDYTDQNGVVTFKPNSGYVFSKVSQGTKMVWESTNNVHVTLVRTKSEDNKKYLIVLLTNDMFKVYQLEGNEWNDITSMRRDISKLKFLGDTDAEIKSTDYTVSINYFSYEFIFNDGVKCKMIKYGDHEVWKHSDDTKFKMIKKFRLGLVTNSFFVLNESDSKQVAIKVSLNLNISESTDHHNYTDHNGVVTYTTKDGYVFNKIVDGTTGIWESKDDVFSSLVMSKTIDDGKYLSMLLQDNSFKVFHLDVGEWKDLTSKRHDITKLKFLREGDTEITKNDFTVSIADYSYRFTFNSGVSCKKIKFGNADVWKHSEDPKFASLKSFSLDLPTNKFLITNLNDQSKQVGIKVTLDISKTTSTDEFEYKDENEVVTYTPKPGNLFEKIVKKGLVTSSVDVWESKDNVYGTLVRIKVTKGVKYLAIFLDNNMFILFHEEAGTWLDITSSRPDVTKLKFLGDTDVELTSSNYTVIINYFSYEYTFNDGINCVKITYNNIPVWKPTDDSKFAEIKSFRLGFASNNFFVTNSSDQTKHVGVKVDLDISKTQTTSEFEYSDKNEVVTYTVKTGYVFNKVSQGTTVVWVSKDNVFGTLVMSKTVDGVKYLAVLMTNSMFKLFNHYYYEWTEITSTKYDLTKLKFFGNNDTELKSSNLEVSLVDLSYTYKFNSDVKCKKVKYREDDIWKDSDDSNYKSIKSLSLDLSTNKFYVKNQSDQIKEVAIKISLDIDKTESTDEYEYIKDLDFRTYTPKPGHLFKKISHSTIDIWQSKNNLYATLICIKPEGDLKYLAMLFQDNMFKLFHEQEDKPWDNITSKRHDVTKLRFLRDNDSEITSSDYKVNIVDLSYTYIFNSGVTCKKITYNNTPLWSHTDDSNFASIKSLSLDLAKDKFYVKNQSDQLKELDFKTTPETQTTPITLDIEKTETTDEYSYSDQNGLVTFSPKDNYVFNKITQGTKDIWDSGDDVYSTLVMTKDDGNQKYLSMLLQNNSFVVLQKSDNDNEWTNFTAKRHDITKLKFLGDNDVDLMFTDYTVTLVDLSYTFVFKSGVKCKKITYNDKLLWNHTDDTNYAEITLFSLGLTSNKFFVKNSSDQSKELNAVTEIPDEDDDADDQDDDGTIEEDDDDKSDTTSICSDFTESTSADTTPTSAVNKVSLDINKTESTNEFDFADQNGVITYTPKDNHVFNKIIDGTKDVWKSKDNVHASLVRATDDQKYLVILLQNNSFVLLKLSDIPWKDITSEKHDITKLKLLGDNNTELSKTDYTVTISYLSYKFTFNDGVICKKITYNDNPLWTHTDDKDFESLMSFHQDLLTNKLYVMNSSYKTKEVGIKITLNIDKSKDTDQFNYLKNGNFRTYTSKPGYLFSKIMKKGLVGSGVEIWEAKPDDQALKAVLIGSKKNSKYLSILIQSGTFVLLFKSGKNKSWVNVTSERPDVTKLKFLFENDIELYLSDYDRILFEPTYGYKFNDGVNCKYITYSDEFVWKHTDDTKFKSITIFYLDLISNKLFVKNSSNHKMQVGIKVALDIDKTESTEKYYFNDQNGVITFKPKPGFLFNNVTHGTTDIWESKPGLYGSLVMTKTEDGARYIAILMTNNEFVLLKLSGKDLKDITSERPDLKKLKFLGDNDTEITESDYDVTLENDSYTITFDEDVKCKKIKYVDDDLWTHTDDTNFSDIKSFQLDIFMNRFYVTNSSDKTKQVDIKVTLDLEKTETTDKFEYIKDGDCEKYSPKPGYVFNKISEGTTGIWESKDNVYATLVRTKSKNGVKYLALLMTDDMFTVFQEEAGEWHDITSDRHDLSKLTFFGENDTEITKSQYTVTLQDLSYTYKFNDGVTCRKITYNNTPLWTHSDDTDFSDIKSLSLDLPKNKFSVTNKSDEKKEVDVKVSLDIQRTQSTNQFDYTDDNGVVSFTPKSSHVFNKVSEGNTVIWESRDDVYCTLVRTKSVDGVRFLALLLENSLFKLFHLDGNNWKDLTSDRPDITNLKFLDDNNLELKSSDYQVKLVGLSYTIKFNTDVNCKKITYNDMPVWTHTDHANFSEIKSLSLDLPKNKFIIKNSSDQTMQVGVKVSLDIQKTQSTDQFEYFKDDDCHTFTPKSGYIFNKVSHVTDPVWESSDCVFGTLVRTKVSKDVKYLAMLLTNDMFKVFKESDGTWKDITSMRRDVTRLKFIDDNDVEISSSDYTVSIVDLLYNFTFDDGVKCKMITYSDDEVWKHSDDPKFSEITKFRLGLVSNNFFVLNASEFKKVGIKICLDIDKTESTEKYYFNDQNGLLTFTPNSGYVFNKVTEGTKEIWESKDNVYASMTMSMTLDNKKFLAILLTNNMFKLFHLENNEWTDITIQKHNITKLKFFGENDAELKASDYNVSLENDSFTYLFNDGVKCKKIIYSDLDVWNHTDDKDYSEIKSFSLGLSSNKFSVTNSSDHSKQVDVKVTLNIEKTQSTDHFDHSKDDKFHTYTPKDDYVFNKIIKKPLVTSTVDIWESKDDLCGTLVVTKDESGLLNKDKHLAILLKNNTFVLLHSSDKGKNWKDLTDQKYDVTKLKFFDENDIELTASDYEVTLVNLSYQHKFNDSVNCKNITYNDITIWNHSDDQDYSEIKSLHLDLLSNKFSVMNSSDQSKELKDITMVALDIDKTQSTNEFDFADQNGVITYSPKSSHVFIKITQGTTVVWESSNDIQCTLATITSKDDGKYLSILLKDNSFKLFKLDGNNWKDLTDQKYDINKLKFLGEGDTELSKSDYTVILTDDLYEYKFKDSVKCKKITYSDLDAWSHTDDPDFSEIRSLQLGLPSNKLYVTNTSDQKKQVDIKVSLDIQKTESTNQFSYSNQNGLVTYTPKDNHVFNKVSQGTKDIWESKDDVCGTLVMSKTLDNKKYLAILLSDNMFTLFNEDDNEWKDITDKRLDITKLRFLGDNDTPITSSHYTVSLSNLLYTYKFNTGVKCVKITYNDNPLWTHSEDSSFAEIKSLQLDLPTNKLYVTNTSDQKKQVDIKVSLDIENSQSTDDFNFSEDNGVVTFITKDNRVFSKISHGATLVWESTNDVYGTLVRTKTLDNVKFLAVLMTNNMFKLFKEDSSNWTNITSDRLDITKLKFLGDGNAELKSSDYTVNLSNFSYTYHFNTDVSCKNITYADNLLWSPTDDSEFADIKSLQLNLPTNKLYVTNPSDETKQVDIKVLLDLDTSQSTDKFNFSEDNGVVTFITKDNRVFSKLVDGATDIWESKDSVFGSLVISNTLDDVRFLVMLLTDNLFKLFKLDGNEWKDITSERHDIDRLKFFGDSDNPLTKNDYSVTLHGLSYQYKFNTGVKCKKITYDDNDVWTHTYDKDFSEIKSIALDFPKNKFIITNSNDESKELTVKVDLDVNATQSTSQFDYTDQNGLFTYTPKSGFVLNKVVEGTKDIWQSTDDVYGSLVMSKIVDNKKYLAILLTDNTFKVFHEESDEWHDLTNQRHDVTKLKFIGESDTEIKSSDLEVSLVDFSICYSLDNDFMCRKIMYGDYELWTHTDDANFSSIKSLSLDLPNNKFLVKNSSDQSKELNIKVSLDIQKTQSTDKFDFSEDNGVVTYTPKSDHVFNKVVDGSTAIWESSDDVFGTLVRTKTMDSSRYLAILMNDNMFKVFHQLAGQWKDLTAKRLDATKLRFLGDNDSELTTSDYKVDLVDLSYTHIFNSGVKCKNITFDNMPVWTHSEDSSFAELKSIALDLSTNKLYVTNTSDESKELDIKVSLDISKTESTDEYNFNDQSGLFTFKPKDNYVFNKVTDGTTDIWQSKNNLYGTLVMSKTVDNDKYLALLLTNNMFLLFHQDQDGNWANITAMRHDIKKLKFLGDSDNPLSNSDYTVTIVDLSYQYKFKDGVKCHTVKLGEGDLWSHTDDSDFSEIKSFQLDLPTNKFSVTNLKDESIQLSKARVTLDIQNTHSTNECHYSYDHNIHTFTPKPNYVFTKVTQGSTDIWESTDFYGTLAKLKSMDEGNKKYLLLLLDSNKFKLFHEVSGQWQDITAKRHDLTKLKFLRDGNTEITSSDYSIGIVEYSYEYKFNTGVKCRKIMLGEEELWKHTDDTEFQSIKSFSLDLLMNKFFIKNSTDKTKQLGITVNVDIPKLLSTPKSINVTQTPQAETAPTQTQTTPTSTTPESEQTEETTPQSTPETPEAEATQTPETTEATPHTSQTLQAKSTNEPVYQTLTAKSDNLFDKVSDGNTVVWESNDDVCGTMVSIKSDRKEIHLAVLLQDNDFVLVHKDNKDDTWKDITSERADVTNLKFLDDTDTELSPSDYTVTIVDLSYEHKFNEDVKCHTVKYGEDEVWTHTDDTKFSEIKKLSLDLPSNKFTITNLDDQRKELTTTFTRVSVEIKKKDPNRQYDYSKSSNFHKFTPKDGNLFTKVSKGSDVVWDSKVEYVTLVNIKTLNNKTYLSMLLQNNSFVVLQKSDNTWKDITSERYDITKLKFFGDSDNPLTKNDYTTTIADCSYRFKFNTGVICKTIKYGDEDVWKHDDDTNFSEITILDLNLTNNKFSVTNNQSNSKELDYNGSITPAETTPADTSKPKLKLPKLPASKPQTQTSSTKPVSTPAVPTKNTLISLDINSTQSTSEFDYTDQNGVITFTPKDNHVFSKVVDGNNVVWQTKPVLYGTELMYIESVKYLVVQLQDNIFKLFVHFAGIWTDITHKRYDIKKLKFFGDNDTELTSSDYKITIFRFFYTFTFNDAVKCKKIMYGKDDVWKHSDDTEYSEIKKFQIGLASNESFVFNNKLKSKILDYKPETPKTKPKSETPEDDDTTPQETTDTKLPDTKESSDDTSTTPAPVTTKPVTILTVDIDKTQSTDYYDYILEH